From Candidatus Defluviilinea gracilis, a single genomic window includes:
- a CDS encoding zinc ribbon domain-containing protein, with the protein MARRRTVGYVQNEWVCPNCQTRNKGGEKTCENCGAPQPENVQFQLPSEQKFVTDESAVKAAQSGADIHCGFCGTRNPATAVTCSQCGADLKEGKAREAGRVMQQPAAQPKIVKCDNCGTDNPSSNSVCSNCGSPLPKLTPAQPVMNAPQTRSGLSPAAPLTGKKSSRAPWIIAAAVLGCLAIICVGVLVFFVFPTSSVQATVTDVYWQTSVPVQEVQPVHYNNERGNAPSDAYNVSCHDESRDVCEQKTVDKGNGYSEVVEECHTETETYCSYTVDEWTTIQTYTLDGHNLQPVYESPNVSSDQRLGDTSETLTVYFLTDDGSQETYTASSVSEFQQFTTGSTWTLNMNLAGGVVSVEP; encoded by the coding sequence ATGGCTCGAAGACGTACGGTTGGTTATGTTCAAAATGAATGGGTATGCCCGAATTGCCAAACGCGCAACAAGGGCGGCGAGAAGACGTGCGAAAATTGCGGCGCGCCGCAACCCGAGAATGTGCAATTTCAATTGCCGTCGGAACAAAAATTTGTGACCGATGAAAGTGCGGTGAAAGCCGCACAATCAGGCGCGGACATCCACTGCGGATTCTGCGGGACGCGCAACCCTGCCACTGCCGTGACTTGCTCGCAATGCGGCGCGGACTTGAAAGAGGGCAAAGCCCGCGAGGCGGGGCGCGTGATGCAACAACCCGCCGCGCAACCAAAAATTGTGAAGTGCGATAACTGCGGAACGGATAACCCAAGCAGTAACTCGGTCTGCTCGAATTGCGGATCGCCACTGCCCAAACTGACACCGGCTCAACCGGTGATGAATGCTCCGCAAACTCGAAGCGGACTCTCCCCCGCCGCGCCGTTGACCGGGAAAAAGTCATCGCGCGCGCCGTGGATCATCGCGGCGGCGGTGCTGGGATGTTTGGCGATCATTTGCGTTGGCGTGTTAGTCTTCTTCGTCTTTCCCACTTCGTCGGTACAAGCCACAGTGACGGATGTGTACTGGCAGACTTCGGTCCCTGTGCAGGAAGTTCAGCCGGTGCATTACAACAATGAACGCGGTAATGCGCCTTCCGACGCGTACAATGTTTCATGTCACGATGAAAGCCGCGATGTCTGCGAACAAAAGACAGTTGACAAAGGCAACGGCTACTCGGAAGTTGTGGAGGAATGTCACACCGAGACGGAAACATATTGTTCGTATACCGTTGACGAATGGACGACGATCCAAACGTACACGCTCGATGGGCATAACCTGCAACCGGTCTATGAAAGTCCAAACGTTTCCTCTGATCAACGCTTGGGAGACACATCCGAAACGCTGACCGTGTATTTTCTAACCGATGATGGCTCGCAAGAAACATACACAGCAAGTTCAGTGTCTGAATTTCAGCAATTCACCACCGGAAGCACATGGACGTTGAACATGAATCTCGCGGGCGGCGTGGTAAGCGTGGAGCCGTAG
- a CDS encoding SHOCT domain-containing protein, translating to MKNNWMGISLLFIWCLFMGVTAISIGFGAVFPSMNRIAKPFICPRGEMQLVTQDYHPSPVETVTTLTWYCVDNTTGEKVELGLFPMSLYAGLIYGFLLFLVIYAGWKIWMYKLASRVLPIQDDMTPKPNWELDLAEQIHQTNLEFKDRGARTKSSLNALDRMKELKGMRDANLISEAEYEQKRVEILKEM from the coding sequence ATGAAAAATAATTGGATGGGTATATCTTTGCTCTTTATCTGGTGTCTCTTCATGGGCGTCACCGCCATCTCGATCGGATTCGGCGCGGTCTTTCCCTCCATGAACCGCATCGCCAAGCCGTTCATTTGTCCGCGCGGAGAAATGCAGTTGGTAACGCAGGATTACCATCCCTCGCCGGTGGAGACGGTCACAACGCTGACGTGGTATTGCGTGGACAACACTACCGGAGAAAAGGTCGAGTTGGGTCTCTTCCCCATGAGTTTGTATGCCGGGTTGATCTATGGCTTTTTGCTTTTCCTCGTTATTTATGCGGGCTGGAAGATATGGATGTACAAGCTTGCTTCTCGCGTCTTGCCAATTCAGGACGATATGACACCCAAGCCCAATTGGGAGCTCGACCTGGCTGAACAAATTCACCAAACCAATTTGGAATTCAAAGATCGAGGCGCGAGGACCAAATCGTCGTTGAATGCGTTGGATCGCATGAAGGAATTGAAGGGCATGCGCGATGCGAATCTGATCAGCGAAGCGGAGTATGAACAAAAGCGCGTTGAGATCCTAAAGGAGATGTGA
- a CDS encoding TIGR03862 family flavoprotein — protein sequence MQKSVAIIGGGPAGLMAAEVICARGVQVDVYDSMPSVGRKFLMAGKSGLNITHSDPFEVFVARYDNRRKEIEPLLKQFGADELRAWVHGLGIETFVGTSGRVFPKGMKASPLLRAWLRRLTDSGATFHLRHQWTGFLPDGSLRFVTPNGDAHVKADATVLALGGGSWRRLGSDSAWVDWLKQAGAEVEPLSPSNCGFDVEWSPHFREKFEGHPIKSVILSFGEFRQQGEFIVTKEGVEGGLIYSASTFIRDEIYARGKATVLLDLQPDRTLEWLTEKLSRPRGSRSLASYLEKTLGIKGVKAGLLREFVSKEDFSDAKRLAGFIQALPVPFVAPRPLDEAISTAGGVTFDALDENLMLKNLPGVFCAGEMLDWEAPTGGYLLTACFSSGYAAGNGVLNYLSEK from the coding sequence ATGCAAAAATCAGTAGCGATCATCGGCGGCGGACCGGCGGGCTTGATGGCGGCGGAGGTCATTTGCGCGCGCGGCGTACAAGTGGATGTGTACGATTCCATGCCGTCTGTTGGGCGCAAATTTTTGATGGCGGGCAAAAGCGGGTTGAACATCACACATTCCGATCCGTTCGAGGTGTTCGTTGCAAGATATGACAACCGCCGCAAAGAGATCGAACCTCTGCTAAAACAATTCGGCGCGGACGAACTCCGCGCATGGGTGCATGGATTGGGCATCGAAACTTTCGTCGGGACTTCGGGGCGCGTCTTTCCCAAAGGGATGAAGGCGAGTCCGCTGTTGCGGGCGTGGCTGAGACGATTAACCGATTCAGGCGCGACGTTTCACCTGCGTCACCAGTGGACAGGTTTTCTACCCGACGGGTCTCTACGCTTCGTCACGCCCAATGGAGATGCGCATGTCAAAGCGGATGCGACAGTCCTTGCCCTCGGCGGCGGGAGTTGGCGCCGACTCGGTTCAGATAGCGCGTGGGTTGACTGGTTGAAACAGGCTGGGGCGGAGGTCGAACCGTTGTCTCCATCCAATTGCGGATTCGATGTGGAGTGGAGTCCGCATTTTCGAGAGAAGTTCGAAGGGCATCCGATCAAATCGGTTATTTTATCGTTTGGCGAGTTTCGTCAACAAGGCGAGTTCATCGTGACAAAAGAAGGCGTGGAGGGCGGGTTGATCTACAGCGCGTCGACATTCATCCGCGATGAAATTTATGCGAGAGGCAAAGCGACCGTTCTGTTAGACCTACAACCCGACCGCACACTGGAATGGTTGACAGAAAAATTATCGCGTCCGCGCGGGTCGAGGTCACTGGCAAGTTATTTGGAAAAAACGCTGGGAATCAAGGGGGTGAAGGCGGGATTACTGCGCGAGTTCGTATCGAAAGAGGACTTCTCAGACGCGAAACGACTCGCGGGATTCATCCAAGCCTTGCCCGTGCCGTTCGTCGCTCCGCGCCCATTGGATGAGGCGATTAGCACGGCGGGCGGCGTGACGTTTGACGCGCTCGATGAAAACCTGATGTTGAAGAATTTGCCCGGCGTTTTCTGCGCCGGTGAAATGCTCGATTGGGAAGCGCCAACCGGTGGATATTTGCTGACGGCATGTTTCTCCAGCGGCTACGCGGCGGGGAACGGGGTGTTGAACTATTTGTCTGAAAAGTGA
- a CDS encoding aromatic amino acid lyase, whose protein sequence is MTIALNGSSLTIEKLVAIARDNEEVELAPEALERVKVCRAMLEEKLAKKEIMYGTNTGIGEFSEKILNDDQVKEFQKYLIYNHAAGIGDPLPIPFVRAALAGRINVHAHGNSGCRPEITLTFVEMLNKGVTPVVCTKGSVGASGDLAPMAQAALLLMGEGEAFYDPDGAGAGGERLSGSEAMRRAGIKVPGLQARDGLAAINGSNVLTAISALHIYEMERFIKQAEIAAAMTIEALLGNLKPYNTKLHELRGFSGAITSAKNLMKVLEGSDLKSGKMKTKVQDAYSMRSTPQVIGAARDAIAYARSQVEVELNGVGDNPIFIPEEKLTLTGANFQGSPVSLPMDMAGAAITMVCVLSERRLNRLTNPALSQGLPDFLAHEPGFYSGMMLSQYTADHLIVEQRILSAPASVQSIPAAADQEDFVSMGMNTALKNEQILDNAYGVLGIEFMAAAQAMDFRQFLPGHGTKRAREIIRKYVEHLEVDRPLYNDHNAMKKLVKSGEILAEVEKTVGELG, encoded by the coding sequence ATGACTATTGCCTTGAACGGATCGTCCCTCACCATTGAAAAACTTGTTGCTATCGCGCGAGATAACGAAGAAGTTGAACTAGCCCCCGAAGCGCTCGAACGGGTCAAAGTCTGCCGCGCCATGCTGGAGGAGAAACTCGCCAAGAAAGAGATCATGTACGGCACGAACACCGGCATCGGCGAGTTTTCAGAAAAGATTCTCAATGACGATCAGGTGAAAGAGTTCCAAAAATATTTGATCTACAACCACGCGGCAGGGATCGGCGATCCGCTTCCGATTCCCTTCGTCCGTGCGGCATTGGCGGGGCGGATCAACGTTCACGCGCACGGGAATTCTGGGTGCCGGCCTGAGATCACGCTGACCTTCGTCGAAATGCTGAACAAAGGCGTGACGCCGGTGGTCTGCACGAAAGGTTCCGTTGGCGCGAGCGGCGACCTTGCTCCGATGGCGCAAGCCGCGCTGTTGTTGATGGGGGAGGGCGAAGCGTTTTACGACCCCGACGGTGCCGGGGCAGGCGGCGAGCGACTCTCAGGGTCCGAAGCGATGCGGCGGGCGGGAATCAAAGTCCCGGGTCTGCAAGCGCGCGACGGACTCGCCGCGATCAACGGCTCCAATGTGTTGACCGCCATCTCCGCGTTGCACATCTACGAGATGGAACGATTCATCAAGCAAGCCGAGATCGCCGCGGCAATGACGATCGAAGCGTTACTCGGCAACCTCAAACCATACAACACAAAACTTCACGAACTGCGCGGGTTCAGCGGCGCGATCACGTCTGCAAAAAATTTGATGAAAGTGTTGGAAGGATCTGACTTGAAATCGGGCAAGATGAAAACGAAAGTGCAGGACGCGTACTCGATGCGTTCGACCCCGCAAGTGATCGGCGCAGCGCGTGATGCGATTGCGTATGCGCGTTCGCAAGTGGAGGTCGAGTTGAACGGCGTCGGCGACAATCCGATCTTTATCCCCGAAGAGAAATTGACTCTCACCGGCGCGAACTTTCAAGGGAGTCCCGTTTCGCTTCCGATGGATATGGCAGGCGCGGCGATCACGATGGTGTGCGTGTTATCGGAGCGGAGACTCAATCGCCTGACGAATCCCGCTCTTTCGCAGGGACTGCCTGATTTCCTCGCCCACGAGCCGGGCTTCTACTCCGGGATGATGCTCAGCCAATACACCGCCGACCATTTGATCGTTGAACAGAGAATCTTATCCGCGCCCGCGAGCGTTCAATCCATCCCTGCCGCGGCGGATCAGGAAGACTTCGTTTCGATGGGTATGAACACTGCCTTGAAGAACGAACAAATTCTAGACAACGCTTACGGAGTTTTAGGAATCGAATTCATGGCGGCGGCGCAAGCCATGGATTTCCGTCAGTTCCTGCCGGGGCATGGAACGAAACGCGCGCGCGAAATCATCCGCAAATACGTGGAGCATCTCGAAGTGGATCGTCCGTTGTACAACGATCACAACGCGATGAAGAAGTTGGTGAAGTCGGGGGAGATTTTGGCGGAGGTGGAGAAGACGGTGGGGGAGTTGGGATAG
- the nirK gene encoding nitrite reductase, copper-containing, producing MEILSYLWQYIVEAFGLIIAYVFAAIFIFLMLRRAHSRKITAALVAIFIGVSIAFYVPHGMPDELAYPLSLRAFGPGEAPNLPFENVYHFFRNFNNFARVENISRDPNDVPPSVVYGENGMIEVNLTTTEVIAELADGATMNYWTFDNAVPGPFIRGKVGDTVHLTIHNDPTSLHPHNVDFHAATGPGGGAAATIVAPGDSKEITFKLLYPGIYVYHCAFGNAGLHMTHGMYGLILVEPEGGLPPVDKEFYIMQGEFYTEGALGRQGLQLFDTEGYLDGKPQYIVFNGKTGALADNMSAEVGDTVRFYVGNGGVNLVSSFHVIGEIFDRVYREGDLISPPAEGLQTTLIPAGGAVMIEFKVDFPGNYVLVDHALARVDRGAWGVLHVTGEADPEIFDGTVESGGGH from the coding sequence ATGGAAATACTCTCATACCTTTGGCAATACATTGTGGAAGCCTTCGGGCTGATTATTGCCTACGTGTTCGCGGCAATCTTTATCTTTTTGATGCTCCGCCGCGCTCATTCGCGCAAGATCACCGCGGCATTGGTCGCCATCTTCATCGGTGTTTCGATCGCGTTCTATGTGCCGCACGGAATGCCGGACGAACTGGCATACCCCCTCTCTCTCCGCGCGTTCGGACCGGGCGAAGCCCCCAATCTGCCGTTCGAAAACGTCTATCACTTTTTCAGGAACTTCAATAACTTTGCCCGGGTGGAGAATATCTCCCGCGATCCAAACGATGTGCCGCCTTCTGTAGTATACGGGGAGAACGGCATGATCGAGGTGAACCTCACCACCACCGAGGTCATCGCGGAATTGGCTGACGGCGCCACAATGAACTATTGGACGTTCGACAATGCCGTGCCGGGTCCGTTCATCCGCGGAAAGGTGGGAGACACCGTCCACCTAACAATTCACAACGACCCAACCAGCCTGCACCCACATAACGTAGATTTCCATGCCGCCACAGGTCCCGGCGGAGGCGCGGCGGCTACCATCGTTGCCCCCGGAGATTCCAAAGAAATCACATTCAAACTGCTCTACCCCGGTATCTACGTCTACCACTGCGCGTTCGGCAACGCCGGCCTGCACATGACGCATGGCATGTATGGGTTGATCCTCGTCGAACCCGAAGGCGGTCTGCCTCCTGTAGACAAGGAATTCTATATCATGCAAGGCGAGTTTTACACCGAAGGCGCGCTTGGTCGTCAGGGTTTGCAACTATTCGATACGGAAGGTTATCTCGATGGCAAACCGCAATATATTGTCTTCAATGGCAAGACCGGCGCATTAGCAGATAACATGAGCGCCGAAGTCGGCGACACGGTGCGCTTCTACGTAGGCAACGGCGGCGTAAATCTTGTCTCCAGTTTCCACGTGATCGGCGAAATCTTCGACCGGGTCTATCGCGAGGGCGACCTGATCAGCCCACCCGCAGAGGGACTGCAAACCACGCTGATCCCCGCAGGCGGCGCGGTGATGATCGAATTCAAGGTGGATTTCCCCGGCAACTATGTGCTCGTCGACCACGCGCTTGCTCGCGTAGACCGAGGCGCCTGGGGCGTGCTCCACGTCACAGGAGAAGCAGACCCGGAAATTTTCGATGGCACGGTTGAATCCGGCGGAGGACATTAG
- a CDS encoding intradiol ring-cleavage dioxygenase produces the protein MDNDDKPVGLILSRRDMLKLLGVGGAAFLASCAAPQLTSTLFPALTSTVAPTTQNLPATAEALSCVVRPELTLGPYFVDKQLNRSDIRAEPSDNSVKEGAPLTLAIGVYDVSQNSCNPIESAQVDIWHCDAAGVYSGVTDRAFNTVGQKFLRGYQLTDATGKAQFLTIYPGWYSGRTVHIHFMIRATGANGNAYEFVSQFFFDESLSDQVYSAQPYAARGQRNTFNASDGIFNNGGDQLLLDIAGDHTNGYAATINIGLDLTHT, from the coding sequence ATGGATAACGACGACAAACCCGTAGGATTGATCCTCAGCCGAAGAGATATGCTCAAGTTGTTGGGCGTGGGAGGCGCGGCATTTCTTGCGTCGTGCGCGGCTCCTCAACTGACAAGCACCTTGTTCCCCGCGTTGACTTCAACAGTCGCGCCAACTACGCAAAACTTGCCTGCAACTGCCGAGGCGCTTTCCTGTGTGGTACGCCCCGAGTTAACACTTGGACCGTATTTCGTGGATAAGCAATTGAATCGTTCCGACATCCGCGCTGAACCTTCGGATAATTCGGTAAAGGAAGGCGCGCCCCTGACGCTGGCAATTGGCGTGTACGATGTGTCGCAAAACAGTTGCAACCCTATTGAAAGCGCTCAGGTGGACATCTGGCACTGCGACGCGGCTGGCGTGTATTCGGGCGTAACAGATCGGGCATTCAACACCGTCGGTCAAAAATTTTTGCGCGGCTATCAACTGACGGACGCCACAGGCAAGGCGCAGTTCCTCACCATTTATCCGGGCTGGTATTCAGGCAGAACGGTTCACATCCACTTTATGATCCGCGCGACGGGCGCAAACGGGAACGCGTATGAGTTCGTATCGCAGTTCTTCTTCGACGAATCGCTTTCAGATCAAGTGTATTCCGCGCAACCCTACGCGGCGAGAGGGCAACGCAACACGTTCAACGCCTCCGATGGCATCTTCAACAACGGCGGCGACCAGTTATTGCTCGACATCGCAGGCGATCACACAAACGGTTATGCGGCGACGATCAACATCGGGCTCGATCTCACCCATACATAA
- a CDS encoding class I SAM-dependent methyltransferase — MTMENIDALKKNPREGGRLAYKLKNANVFVSKNGFHFIDYLDPVEDIPPEVDASQLTDEVAAYIETQLQANAKKFDTQANIVKAHLPLQDAKVLDIGCGGGLFLSLLKQQGAEVIGIELSDSRARYAKVKHGLVIEKHPIENEYWQSGYATHFDAVTLWDVIEHVNYPLQTLQSAARVLKQGGLLLIDTPCRDSFYHRFGALTYRLSGGRFPTFLNAMYSSHLFGHKQIFSTSEMKRLFESVGFEVIDLHKFHELSFPYEFYLKKLFKSQLLVNVILPFVKLFFKVFKIQNKMLVVGKKRFDYGSR, encoded by the coding sequence ATGACCATGGAAAACATAGACGCGCTGAAGAAGAATCCGCGTGAGGGCGGGCGTTTGGCATACAAGTTGAAAAATGCGAATGTCTTCGTTTCAAAAAACGGATTCCATTTCATTGATTATCTCGACCCTGTGGAAGACATCCCGCCTGAGGTCGACGCCTCCCAACTGACCGATGAAGTTGCCGCGTACATCGAGACGCAGTTACAAGCGAACGCGAAAAAATTCGATACCCAGGCGAACATCGTCAAAGCGCACCTCCCCCTCCAAGATGCCAAAGTACTCGACATCGGTTGCGGCGGCGGATTATTTCTCTCATTGTTGAAACAACAAGGCGCGGAGGTGATCGGAATCGAACTCAGCGACAGCCGCGCGCGCTATGCCAAAGTCAAACACGGACTCGTTATAGAGAAACATCCGATAGAAAATGAGTATTGGCAATCTGGCTACGCGACTCACTTCGACGCGGTCACGTTGTGGGATGTGATCGAACATGTGAATTATCCGTTGCAGACGTTGCAATCCGCGGCGAGGGTGTTGAAGCAGGGAGGCTTGTTGCTGATCGATACTCCCTGCCGCGATAGTTTTTATCACCGTTTCGGCGCGTTGACGTACCGTCTCAGCGGCGGCAGGTTTCCGACATTTTTGAACGCGATGTACTCGTCGCATTTGTTCGGGCACAAGCAGATCTTTTCGACAAGCGAAATGAAGCGGTTGTTTGAGTCCGTTGGGTTTGAAGTGATCGACTTGCATAAATTCCACGAGTTGTCTTTCCCGTACGAATTTTATTTGAAGAAATTATTCAAGTCGCAATTGCTTGTCAATGTAATATTGCCGTTCGTAAAATTGTTTTTCAAAGTGTTCAAGATACAAAATAAGATGTTGGTGGTTGGAAAGAAGCGCTTCGACTACGGGTCTCGCTAA
- a CDS encoding PIG-L family deacetylase yields MTIQAHPDDQEFGIGGTLAKWAKAGCEIICVVITSGDSGSNDPAKDGRHKNELAELREKEQLAACAVLGVKETIFMRYPDGELEPTMQLRKDLTRLIRQFKPDTVLCGNPEAWFYGNEYINHPDHRASAEAATTAVFPSAGSRLMFTDLLEAGYEPHEVKRLYVHGSEKSDTWVDITETLELKIKALQQHASQIPVDEVGKWITDWAAEEAKDKGMKYAESYRVMILKKDEEEQVG; encoded by the coding sequence ATGACCATCCAAGCGCACCCCGACGACCAGGAGTTCGGCATCGGCGGCACGCTGGCGAAATGGGCAAAGGCGGGATGTGAAATTATTTGCGTTGTCATCACCAGCGGCGATTCAGGGTCGAACGATCCCGCGAAGGATGGACGTCACAAAAATGAACTCGCTGAACTGCGCGAAAAGGAACAACTCGCGGCATGCGCCGTGCTTGGAGTCAAAGAGACGATTTTCATGCGCTACCCCGATGGGGAATTGGAGCCGACGATGCAACTCCGCAAGGACCTGACGCGCCTCATCCGCCAATTCAAGCCTGATACAGTCCTCTGCGGCAACCCCGAAGCGTGGTTTTACGGCAATGAATATATCAACCACCCCGATCATCGCGCCTCGGCGGAGGCGGCAACGACGGCAGTCTTCCCGTCGGCGGGGAGTCGGCTGATGTTCACGGACCTGCTCGAAGCGGGGTATGAACCACATGAGGTGAAGCGCTTATACGTCCACGGCTCGGAAAAGTCGGACACGTGGGTTGACATCACCGAGACGTTGGAACTGAAGATCAAAGCGTTGCAACAACACGCGAGTCAAATTCCCGTTGATGAAGTCGGCAAATGGATAACAGATTGGGCGGCGGAGGAAGCGAAAGACAAAGGCATGAAGTATGCCGAGAGTTATCGCGTGATGATTTTGAAAAAGGATGAGGAAGAGCAGGTTGGTTGA
- a CDS encoding phosphatidate cytidylyltransferase, translating into MSPYIATLLTFAIAIAFLRLMDFLAHRGVIESRLSRKLIHIGTGPIFVLCWLMFTDVSISRWLAALVPLVITLQFALVGLGIIKDEAAVKAMSRTGDPREILRGPLFYGIVFVAMTLIYWKDSLIGIPALMILCGGDGIADIVGRRVNSPKWFWSREKSVAGSLSVFLGGWLLTMFIFTIYVWLGAFSGPTTRFVIPVALVALAATLIESLPFKDIDNITIALACAFIGQLVF; encoded by the coding sequence ATGTCGCCTTATATTGCCACTCTTCTTACCTTTGCCATTGCCATCGCCTTCCTCCGCCTCATGGATTTTCTCGCCCATCGCGGCGTGATCGAAAGCCGGTTGAGTCGAAAACTCATCCACATCGGCACGGGTCCCATCTTTGTCTTGTGCTGGCTCATGTTTACCGATGTGTCCATCTCTCGCTGGCTTGCCGCGCTCGTGCCGCTGGTCATCACACTTCAATTCGCGCTGGTCGGCTTGGGCATCATCAAAGACGAAGCCGCGGTTAAAGCCATGTCGCGGACGGGCGATCCGCGCGAGATCTTGCGCGGTCCGCTATTTTATGGGATCGTGTTTGTCGCCATGACGTTGATCTACTGGAAGGATTCGCTCATCGGCATCCCCGCCTTGATGATCCTCTGCGGCGGCGACGGGATCGCCGACATCGTGGGGCGCCGCGTCAATTCTCCGAAGTGGTTCTGGTCGCGCGAAAAAAGCGTTGCCGGCTCCCTCAGCGTTTTCCTCGGCGGCTGGCTGTTGACCATGTTCATCTTCACAATTTACGTGTGGCTGGGCGCGTTCAGCGGACCCACCACGCGCTTTGTTATCCCTGTTGCTCTTGTAGCGTTAGCGGCAACGCTGATCGAGTCGCTTCCGTTCAAAGATATTGACAACATTACCATCGCTCTCGCTTGCGCGTTCATCGGACAACTCGTATTCTAG
- a CDS encoding acyltransferase yields the protein MPMKKSGFYIPELDSLRFFAFLLVLIHHAGYSALIPSWEVVAKYGWMGVDLFLCLSAFLFSRLLYAEYQATGTVTVKNFYIRRAFRIWPLYVLFFLIAVTLTVQQEGWSNSLTTRALGMLTFTDNFMAARWGYNNAILYSNHLWTISYEEQVYLFIPWVLLFLYRRKTSVAGLILLGMGLLGTFIRAFMIYRGTNHPDIWVLPFSHFDSVLGGIVIGLGVLDKPLKKIPNLIWLALGILALWQVTQLPNVTKIQWDLMLTYPLVGIGTSLIIHSLTQGNLWALSPLLRVKPLAYLGKISYGLYVYHKLGIYLAYQVIKQNIDPSSDLPYRVAGLLLSFLITVIMSVISYEAFEKFFLRMKDRFSIVKSRPA from the coding sequence ATGCCAATGAAAAAAAGCGGATTTTATATTCCCGAACTCGACAGCCTGCGTTTTTTTGCCTTCTTGTTGGTGCTTATCCATCACGCGGGATACTCAGCCCTTATTCCATCCTGGGAGGTCGTTGCAAAGTACGGTTGGATGGGCGTTGATCTGTTTCTATGCCTCTCCGCTTTTTTATTCTCGCGGTTGTTGTATGCAGAATACCAAGCGACAGGAACCGTAACGGTCAAGAATTTTTATATCCGCCGCGCATTCCGCATCTGGCCCCTGTATGTGTTGTTCTTCCTTATCGCAGTCACATTGACGGTTCAACAGGAGGGGTGGAGCAACTCGTTGACCACGCGCGCGCTGGGAATGTTGACCTTTACCGACAACTTCATGGCGGCGCGTTGGGGATACAACAACGCAATCCTCTACTCAAATCACCTATGGACTATTTCATACGAAGAACAGGTCTATTTATTCATCCCGTGGGTCTTGCTATTTTTATATCGTCGAAAGACGTCTGTCGCAGGTTTGATTCTGCTGGGCATGGGTTTGCTCGGGACGTTCATCCGCGCCTTCATGATCTATCGCGGCACGAACCATCCCGATATTTGGGTGTTGCCGTTTTCCCATTTTGATTCCGTACTTGGGGGAATCGTCATCGGGCTTGGCGTACTCGATAAGCCGTTGAAGAAAATCCCGAATCTCATCTGGCTGGCGCTCGGCATCCTCGCGCTGTGGCAGGTAACACAGCTGCCTAATGTGACAAAGATTCAATGGGACTTGATGCTAACCTATCCGCTCGTGGGAATCGGCACATCGCTCATCATCCATTCGCTGACGCAAGGAAATCTTTGGGCGCTCTCGCCCCTGCTCAGGGTCAAGCCGCTCGCCTACCTTGGAAAGATATCGTATGGGTTATATGTGTATCACAAGTTGGGGATTTATCTTGCTTATCAAGTTATCAAACAGAACATAGACCCGTCCAGCGATCTTCCGTATCGTGTCGCCGGGCTATTGCTTTCGTTTCTGATCACGGTGATTATGTCTGTCATCTCATACGAAGCATTTGAGAAGTTCTTCTTGCGGATGAAAGACCGCTTTTCCATCGTCAAGTCACGACCTGCTTGA